A segment of the Manihot esculenta cultivar AM560-2 chromosome 13, M.esculenta_v8, whole genome shotgun sequence genome:
TCAGACAGCACCTTGTTATTGAAGTTCCACCGTCCATTGCGCGGGAAACAGTCCTCGCTATTTCctaccttcaactgaaaataacaCAGATGTATtcattttatcaattaaaatgcAGCGCACACATTTATCCACCTAAACCCTCCAACTCACTGATCTTTATGGAAGCAAAGGTTCCACCGAAGATAAAGAAAAGGGTGCCATAAGCATTTACCTTTGGAGTCTCAAGCACACGACCATCAACCTGCATCAATTGTTTTTCTATAGAAACACCACATGCAGAAAGAAcagtatcatcatcataacgGTAGTTTTTCAAAGCCTGCCAGGTCACACAAATGATAAGATTATTCAAGGCCAAAAACAAAGAGCATACAGGTTTAGGAAAACTAACATCAGTCACAGTTCGCATTCTATCCAGAGGCTTTTGTCTGGATTTTTCAACCAAAGATGCTCTTTGTGTTGAAGATAGGGATTTTGTATAGCGTTGGAGTGAAACAAGTGAACAAAGCTGCAATATAGTTAAAAACCCAAGGAAGTAAGACAAGTTTGAGCAAAACAAAATAACAAAAGGAAATGTTAAATAAGAGAATTTAACAGACCTCTATTGGCAGATAATTTGGTCGTTTTGGTTTGCCAACATCAAGGCAAGGCAGGTATGCAGAGAAGGTGAGTTCTATGCCACAGTGTCTAGTGAAATAATCGTACACAGTTATCTCCACAATCTGTGGCTCACCATTTGCATTGTCACCATTTTTCATTCTCATCGGAAAACTAGGAAAAAAGACAAAAGTTAGAGTCTCTCCAAGGGACATGGAGAGTGGCAACTTAAAGATGGAAAAGGCACAGAACAAAGCACATACTATTGCTGATTGCATGGCTTCTCACTCAAGCCTATAATTTTGTATTCCATGTTTCGGTGCCTAGGCTTAACCCTCAAATTTTTCAACATTTTTTTGGcctgtaaattaaagagatgaaTTTTCAACGCAAAATATGGTCAATTTTGAGGATCCAGTTTAGCAACTTCTTACCTTTACCCAGTCAATATAGCGTGGTTCCCGTACATTCTGATTAGCTATCAGAAAATCAATAACTGGTCCAGGGGTTAGGACCATTGTTGTAGACACATCTGCAACACAAACAAAAAAAGGCTGTGACATCATTGAAGAAGTaacaaaaaataagaaattacaACTACAGCACACAGTTCCATTCAACTTAATCCATGTCTTGatccccccccccaaaaaaaaaataaaagagcatTGTggaaatgtggacaggaagaagagagagagagagaataccCATATTAAGGGACAAGCCACCCTGGGTTGTGCGAAAACTGGAATGGAATCCCCTAACTCCCGTTGCACCCCCTCCAACATCAGTGAAGTTCCTCATATCATCATGAAAGAATGATTGTCTTACCAAAAGGCACCCCCTATATCATCATTCAAGCAATTCAGATAAAAAAGGAGTCAACAAATGTATTTAGAGAAAGAGAATGAGAAAGAGCAACTGTAGCACCTGTTAGCTGCTTGCTGCCTCAAGATAATATCCAGCACTCTTAAAGCATCTTGAGTACTATTATCTGCCTCAACTCCTTTGAGAGCAAGCACAATGGACTTCAAAGGGATTTTGGCAGCATAGCTTATCTCTACtttaaaagtttttgagtgaaaagcACGCTTTGACCTCTTAGCAGTTGCAGCAGGGCTTCCATTTTCACTATCATGCAAGGTTTATACAACATAAGTTACAAACATAAAATATTCTAGTGACCAAATCATATATATGAACGGAAAAAGCATATACCGTTTGGCAAATGATTCCTCAAGTACCACAGTGAACTCAAATTTGTTCTGTGGCAGAGGCCCCACTGTATAGAGGCTTTTCTCACCATCATAAGCAAACCTTTTACCAGCAAGTTCAGATGAGTATGTTTGGCATAGCCTATCAACTAGCTTTCGCCCAATTCCCTTACCTTCAACAGCTTTCTTATCTTCTGAAGTAATGGAAACCTGCAAATTATATAGCATGTTAAACAAGAACATGGCTAAATACCACTATACCAGAGAGCTTAAATGCTAAACATACACTATATTGGTAAAATACAGCATCTGGAACACTGACAGAAACTCTAAAGTGGTTGGCAAGCAAAGGTATGCGACGCCCACTAGACCCAAATCCACGTCTGTTAATGATCGAATGTCTAGGAACTGCCAGCTCTGCCTTCACATTGGCTGGCATTGGAAGTGGAGGGGATCCACCAgcttctttctccatctttcaATTAAACCAGGAACTTAAATGCCTTACACCTCTAATGAAACAGAAAACAATGATCTTCTAAGTGAGAGAGTTATGTATAATGGGACTTGGCGTAAGTATTATCTTAAATTGTGAAATGATTGAACCCAGGAAGTTTCACAAGTCACTGGTCACAAAGACAGAAAGCAGGTGATAGAAAATTATGCTCATTTTACTAATTAACAGGAAAGCTATCCCCTACGAATAAAGTAAGAAAGATGCAAGATTCACACTACAACATaaaaaacatgttaaataaGGTTATAGAGACTATCATTCTACAAATGGCAGCGGAGCGGATAGCATAAGAAATTGGGCACTCATTAACACTTGTCATCCTTCAATCAAGAAGGATATGTACACACAAGATAACAAGGACACTTACCAATACAAGGTCacaaaaaatgaatttaaaaaaaaggaaaaaaattctaGCGATTAAAATAATGTGATTTTCATTgagaaagaaaagggaaaaaaaacaacaacaacaaaaaacaAGAAAACCAAATCCATGTGATTTGAAGCTGTTAGTTTGCTTGTGAGAAGTTATTCAACACACAACTGTTTTATGTGTAACCATTAGATATTAATCATTTATCAAGACCTACATGAAATCCACTATGATCTATGGATGTAATAATGGAACAGTTGTATATATAATGATTAGACATTAATCATACTGAGACCCAAATAATATAAACAATGATTAATGGCGATAATAAATACACTGGTTGTATGGTAAAATTTCTCCACACTCACACCCAAAATAAACAACGAGAACAACACATACAAACACCTGTGGAGAGCGGGGTAATAAAAACAATGATTGAAAAATGGAACCAACATATATAAATAGAGAATCTCATAAGCTTCTAACACATAAAAAAGTGAAATTggtataacaaataaataaataaaacagacTCGTACAATCCAATGAgataataacaaaagataaagcACATCGCAGAAGTTGTATATGTACTGTATAAATCTCCCAAACACAAAAagctacaaaaataaaaaaataaaaataaaataaaaataaaaataaaaaaacacacacacacacatattagCAAGTAAGGAGAGCTTTCAAACCccaaaaaataaaagcaaatcATGGGCTAAGGCAAGGAAATAGATAATAACaatccaaaaagaaaaaagaaaaaacaataataaaaaaatggaaTAATACAGATTTGAAAAGCAAATACACAATCACCAGCAGAGTAAAAGCCAATGGAAGTTAGTAGTTAACAATCTTACTGGAGAAATAGAAACCAAATATTAAAGCAAAGATATTTCCATAATCAAAGCAATAGAGATCAATGCAGCAAAAAAAGACAAAATTAACAAGCTAGAAACCACTAAAGCACCCTCATTGAAGCAAAATCTAAGCAAAAACAACATCGAATGAGGGTCAAAAGGAAGTTCCAAAGCTGCAAAACAGGCTTCAGAGAAGCAaacaaaataacaaataatcGAGCGAACTAAGCAGAAAAAAGGAGCAGAAAAATCATACCAAAGAGAGCTGTATTTAGGGTTTTGAGAAGAAGAATCAAAGCAGAGAGAAAACAATTGCTGTTTCTTTTGGCCTTCCCTGCTCAGCAGGAGAGTGAAAGAACATGGAGGGAAACACGAAAGGAGAGAGCCTCTATTCACGcacaaattattaattttctggTATTTATATTTCTCTCTGCAGTAGGAGTAATTTTGGTATACTTTCCTAAGCAAATAGGTCTGACTTCCTTTCCTTGATTCCTAACCGTTCATCTCTATTTGATAGATGATTCACATCATATAGAACATTGTTTCTGCTTTGATTCTTTCAGTGGGTGGGCTATGTTCTATGTAAACACAATTACTGGATTAATGCATCAGCCAATAATTATTGCTCagtattttaaatgaaaattgctttgaaaaatgttttaatctacaatattaattcattaaagatattaataaaaagt
Coding sequences within it:
- the LOC110629391 gene encoding protein argonaute 9 isoform X3, producing MEKEAGGSPPLPMPANVKAELAVPRHSIINRRGFGSSGRRIPLLANHFRVSVSVPDAVFYQYSVSITSEDKKAVEGKGIGRKLVDRLCQTYSSELAGKRFAYDGEKSLYTVGPLPQNKFEFTVVLEESFAKRENGSPAATAKRSKRAFHSKTFKVEISYAAKIPLKSIVLALKGVEADNSTQDALRVLDIILRQQAANRGCLLVRQSFFHDDMRNFTDVGGGATGVRGFHSSFRTTQGGLSLNMDVSTTMVLTPGPVIDFLIANQNVREPRYIDWVKAKKMLKNLRVKPRHRNMEYKIIGLSEKPCNQQYFPMRMKNGDNANGEPQIVEITVYDYFTRHCGIELTFSAYLPCLDVGKPKRPNYLPIELCSLVSLQRYTKSLSSTQRASLVEKSRQKPLDRMRTVTDALKNYRYDDDTVLSACGVSIEKQLMQVDGRVLETPKLKVGNSEDCFPRNGRWNFNNKTLWKTHSIERWAVVNFSARCDTSQISRDLIGCGRRKGIQIERPYTLIEEDPQSRRGSPVSRVEKMFEQMIPKLPWEPKFILCVLPERKNSDIYGPWKKKCLSDFGIVTQCISPFKVNDQYLTNVLLKINSKLGGINSLLAIEDSRHIPLIKDTPTMILGMDVSHGSPGRSDIPSIAAVVGSLYWPLISRYRASVRSQSPKVEMIDALFKPSANGSDDGIMRELLVEFFCTSNGRKPKQIIVFRDGVSESQFNQVLNIEVEQMIKGTSRPAHYHVLLDEIGFSPDDLQSLIHSLSYVYQRSTTAISIVAPVCYAHLAAQQMGQFMKFEDLSETSSGQGSMTSAGPVPVPELPRLHKNVACSMFFC
- the LOC110629391 gene encoding protein argonaute 16 isoform X2, with the protein product MEKEAGGSPPLPMPANVKAELAVPRHSIINRRGFGSSGRRIPLLANHFRVSVSITSEDKKAVEGKGIGRKLVDRLCQTYSSELAGKRFAYDGEKSLYTVGPLPQNKFEFTVVLEESFAKRENGSPAATAKRSKRAFHSKTFKVEISYAAKIPLKSIVLALKGVEADNSTQDALRVLDIILRQQAANRGCLLVRQSFFHDDMRNFTDVGGGATGVRGFHSSFRTTQGGLSLNMDVSTTMVLTPGPVIDFLIANQNVREPRYIDWVKAKKMLKNLRVKPRHRNMEYKIIGLSEKPCNQQYFPMRMKNGDNANGEPQIVEITVYDYFTRHCGIELTFSAYLPCLDVGKPKRPNYLPIELCSLVSLQRYTKSLSSTQRASLVEKSRQKPLDRMRTVTDALKNYRYDDDTVLSACGVSIEKQLMQVDGRVLETPKLKVGNSEDCFPRNGRWNFNNKTLWKTHSIERWAVVNFSARCDTSQISRDLIGCGRRKGIQIERPYTLIEEDPQSRRGSPVSRVEKMFEQMIPKLPWEPKFILCVLPERKNSDIYGPWKKKCLSDFGIVTQCISPFKVNDQYLTNVLLKINSKLGGINSLLAIEDSRHIPLIKDTPTMILGMDVSHGSPGRSDIPSIAAVVGSLYWPLISRYRASVRSQSPKVEMIDALFKPSANGSDDGIMRELLVEFFCTSNGRKPKQIIVFRDGVSESQFNQVLNIEVEQMIKAYQHLGEVDVPKFTVIVAQKNHHTKLFQASGPENVPPGTVVDTKIVHPRNYDFYMCAHAGMIGTSRPAHYHVLLDEIGFSPDDLQSLIHSLSYVYQRSTTAISIVAPVCYAHLAAQQMGQFMKFEDLSETSSGQGSMTSAGPVPVPELPRLHKNVACSMFFC
- the LOC110629391 gene encoding protein argonaute 16 isoform X1 — encoded protein: MEKEAGGSPPLPMPANVKAELAVPRHSIINRRGFGSSGRRIPLLANHFRVSVSVPDAVFYQYSVSITSEDKKAVEGKGIGRKLVDRLCQTYSSELAGKRFAYDGEKSLYTVGPLPQNKFEFTVVLEESFAKRENGSPAATAKRSKRAFHSKTFKVEISYAAKIPLKSIVLALKGVEADNSTQDALRVLDIILRQQAANRGCLLVRQSFFHDDMRNFTDVGGGATGVRGFHSSFRTTQGGLSLNMDVSTTMVLTPGPVIDFLIANQNVREPRYIDWVKAKKMLKNLRVKPRHRNMEYKIIGLSEKPCNQQYFPMRMKNGDNANGEPQIVEITVYDYFTRHCGIELTFSAYLPCLDVGKPKRPNYLPIELCSLVSLQRYTKSLSSTQRASLVEKSRQKPLDRMRTVTDALKNYRYDDDTVLSACGVSIEKQLMQVDGRVLETPKLKVGNSEDCFPRNGRWNFNNKTLWKTHSIERWAVVNFSARCDTSQISRDLIGCGRRKGIQIERPYTLIEEDPQSRRGSPVSRVEKMFEQMIPKLPWEPKFILCVLPERKNSDIYGPWKKKCLSDFGIVTQCISPFKVNDQYLTNVLLKINSKLGGINSLLAIEDSRHIPLIKDTPTMILGMDVSHGSPGRSDIPSIAAVVGSLYWPLISRYRASVRSQSPKVEMIDALFKPSANGSDDGIMRELLVEFFCTSNGRKPKQIIVFRDGVSESQFNQVLNIEVEQMIKAYQHLGEVDVPKFTVIVAQKNHHTKLFQASGPENVPPGTVVDTKIVHPRNYDFYMCAHAGMIGTSRPAHYHVLLDEIGFSPDDLQSLIHSLSYVYQRSTTAISIVAPVCYAHLAAQQMGQFMKFEDLSETSSGQGSMTSAGPVPVPELPRLHKNVACSMFFC